The following nucleotide sequence is from Anopheles stephensi strain Indian chromosome 3, UCI_ANSTEP_V1.0, whole genome shotgun sequence.
tcgtactagttttcagtcgcactaggggtgaacaatcgggcgtAAAATATGCACGGCGTTCttggacggtaacggaacagtaattcgatgaatacttgttaccgtgcattgatattcagcaaaggaggaaacataagaatatcataatctcaaaccacttgttacaatgtattttatcaagttctactcgctgtctattaacagtattaaggaacaatgcacaatgtttacatcaaatgggttttgaccatacagaaatcccactgtacaacaaaaatgacaggccacagtgctgcacacaaaagattctagggggggccttctcgagtcttttgccgtatattgttttctttttattggaAAGTTCGAAAAACCTGCACGACAAGCTGGTAATTATTGTATGAATAAATGACCTCTTCAATAAAAACAGACATTGAGTAGCAGAAAAAGCAGCGCCAAGCCCATCCAGAACCAGTGGAGGTTGGAATGGAACCCACTACCTGAGTGGCAACAACTTGTACTGGATGTTCTTGCTTTTTGTCCCTGCCGCCCcgtttaataatatttaactCATAGCTACACTTTTGTTTTCGTAATTTAACGTCGTTGCGATAGTTTATTTCGATTTTCCCACCTTCAACAGATCCTTTATGGAAACTGCCTGGACCGTATCCGGCCTGTACATGATGACCGGGCTTAATACGGTTTGATATATTGAGAGGTATTCATCATGCATGCGCACGGTGCTTTACGAACAGATTGGCCACGAGATTTAAAATCTTTCCGAAGAATGTgcaccggtgtgtgtgtgtgtgccatgcTCGGGTACTTTATGCTTTCATTCAACATGTTAGACCGATGGAGGGGTAAGTGGATAACATAAGAGTAATATCTGCACAATACAATGCTGCCATTCTTCGCCATTTCCTTCCATCTATACCGATtacaacacgcacgcacacgcacaacaGATAGAGAAAGAAATACATCGATGACAAAAGTAGACGAACGCTTCAATTCCTCGATGCACCGATAATCGATAGGATGTGAAGGAAAATGTTAATCACATCCAGATACAGACAGAGCGCAGCAAACACGTACTCTTCCGGGCTGATCGCGAACTTGTGCTTTCCGCCCATCATTATCTGCGTGTCGTAGACGAGATAGACGGAGAAGAGCAGTGCGCCGAGCGACGAGTAAACCAGCTGCACTGTCTTGCCCGGGATGAAGATGGCAATCACACCGAACAGGCACAGGATGATCATGGCCGTGAACAGAATGCCGCCCATCATTGTGAAATCCCACTTGGTCTGGAAGGCGAACAGTGTCAGCCCGAGACAGACGGCGGCCGTTATACCGAATGCTAGCATGACCTGAAAAGCAAGCAAGTACATCTTTTATAGTGAACTATTGTTTTACACGCTTGAGGAGTTCGGAATCATACCTCTTCCGAGCTGTAGCTTGCCGCCACCATCGAGACGAGGAACGATTCCGCAAACGTGAACAATCCCAGGAACATAAAGTTGGCCGGTGCCTTTCTGCGCAGCTCTCCACAGCAGGAGATAGCAATCAGCGTGCCGAACATCACAAGGAAAGCCACCCAGAACATGCCCGGATGCTGTCGTACCCACAGGTTCGTTGGCTTATGGTTCATTACAAAGGCAACAAACACGAATGTAATCGATAGTTGCAGCTGTGGTCATGCGTTAGAAAGTTTAGGAAGGTTAAACACTTTTCCTGCCGAATGTAGGGCCCATTCTTGTTTCTCCAGATGCATTACTTACGGTCAAAATGGAGTACACCTTCTTAATGAAACCGCGACGAATGGATTGATCATTGAAATCGAACCCTTTCACCGATGCTGATTCGGCATCGTACGGTACGTACCCGTCCGGCGATCCGGCTGAAGGCGCGAACGCGCTCGGGTGAAATCCGGCCTGCATTCCCGGCTGCATACCGGGCTGCATACCGGGTTGCATTCCGGGCTGCGGTGCAAATCCGACACCATAGCCCGGCGGCTGTGGGTACGATGGGTTACTGAAAAACTGCTGCTGATCACCTGCAAACCCAGAAGCAAACAAGCACGATTAGGAAGATTTTGATGATGTAGCAGCTGCAGCATCTAGCCAAAACAAACAGACTCCCGTTTCAAGTGTTTCGCTAGGCAAACAGCGTTTCGTAAGCAGAAAACCGATACCAATCACTTGATCGATTGATTGCTCAAGCAATCAATTAAGCTATTGTACCTTGCATTGTTACACCGTCTATATTACGTCGAATGCAGCAATAAACAAATACGTGACTAATTCTTTAACTTCTCTGAAGAATctgggatttttttccttctacaTCGACAGACGAAGCTTCCGGATGACAGATGAGACAGTCGGGCACGGTGGTTGGGTAGACGGACATTAGCATACCGTTATTTTCTATTGCGCATCACAATATTTTCAGTCTCCTATTGCTTACTAAAATATTGTAAAGTTAAATATAATGCACAAAATACGTAACGATTTTTCGATAAGATAAATAGTATTGGATATGCTATTGGAACTCAGGTAGATTGCTATATATTCTTCCGTGTGCTATCGGTGCGCTAACGCTGCTAAACGTGCTAAAGCATTCATTTACCAAATGGCGTAACTGGATACAAAAATTCCACAATTTTCTGTGTTAAATGCCTGTTATGAATGCCTATTcacatattttaatttttttaagcaaAGCTAAGATTGACGGTAAGCGGGTGCTTCGAGCCTTGCCGTTCAAAGGACCTTGCCAATCAAAATCTAGTATCGTCTAAAGGACCTCCTCATTCAATGGTCATCCTCGTCCAAAAGGAAAATCGCTCTAAAAAGGGCACAAAACGATAACTTCTTCCCACTCCAGAAGGCCTTAAGAGAGGGTAGCATCAGAGTTCAAAGTTCTCCAAGATATTTAAGTCCTTCTCAAACCTCTCCTAACGCCCGTAGCATAGGCAGAGCTTGTCTTTATTATATTATCAGCATTTTATGTTCATTGAAGCCAGTTTGAATTGAAATGCAATCACATCGGACGGTAAGTTAGGTCGACCTCTTCGACGATCGTTAGCCCACCGAAACCTGGCAAGCTCAGCcatcgctgcacgatggtgagggTACAGCTCATATGCCATTGTACTAAGCTTTGTCTTGCCTTGGCTAGGCTCTGCCCTGTCCAGTGTTTAGTGTCGAATCTTTGGTAGTGGAAGGGTGCCATCAGTCTAGCGGATAAGGCTTTGGACGATGTTCCTTACAAAAGACCCTTAAAACAAGATCCCCTTCGACAAGACCTCTAAACCCCCCAAGACCCTTTTGTCGAGGACCCTTTAGTTATGCTTACAGACCATCTCGTTAGTCTTTATCATGGTGCACCAATCAAGATGAGATTGACCACGACCACGTGCTCATTTCAAtggatatttaaattttcatttccccttcaaaattcaaataatttaaatgacaTTCGTTATAACGACATTTCCTGAACcgttaacgaaaaaaaaccaaaacaagcgTACCACCGAGATGTAGAGATTCGGCATTCGGCTCTAGCGCTTTTCCTTCCAGCACCCCAAATCCGTCCCCTTGTCCGATGCTCCGATTTGCTGGCCAGGCATCTCCACCGCTATCCTTACGGCAACGGCGCGGTACGGCGGGAGCACGATAACAGTGCCATTGCACATGCGCATCCCGACCTTTGCTCGCGACTTTGCCAGGTTCAGGTTGTGGTGATGAGCAATGTTTTGAAGCACAAGAATCTGCACGGGACGGGAGTTATTTACGTGTCATCTGTGACTTCGGCCAgcagcgccagcagcagcacgagcagcagctgcagcctGCCCAGTGAAAAGGATTCTTCGGTGGTGGAATTTGCATGGGTACACGGGGCAGCGAGTGCCATCTTCGCTAGGGCACATCAGCACAGGGATAaagcaccacaaaaaaaagaaacaaccaaTCCTTTCCATTCCATCCATCATTTCCTGCAAACTTCACCTGCCTACCTACCGCGTACCCACCACCATCCTGCCCCCTCCCAGGCAGAGCAAATCCAATTTTCAGTTCCGTTGCCATTTCGTACATTTTTTGGAGTATTCGGTGTAAAGCCAGCCAGTGCAGCAGTTTCTGGTGTGTGTCTGGAAAGAAAGCGGGAACGCTAACGAAAAGCAGTCCGGAACTCAAACCCGTGTAGCAAATTATGAAACCTGCATTATCAGCGGCATATGGCACTAGCATCAATCGGTAAGTAGAGGAAGCGTGGGGGAACAGGAACAACCGTAGCCAAAGAACAACCTGATTATTATGTCAACAAATTCCTGCTAGTTTTTGTTGGTAGCTCTCCCGCCCTGCGCCACAccactcgctctctccctctctctctctctctctctctctctctctctctctctcgcacccGGTCGAAAAAGGATGTATCGCCGAAGCGCTTACAGCTCTTCTGCCAGTGGATCGAAGTCTCAACATCCGGTGTATAATTAAGAGCAAAAGCCCTCGAAGCGGATGATTGGGGAACGCTCGCTGAGGAGGATGTTCCTTCTTTGTGTCACGTTAGTTGTCTCGGCGCTAAACATCAGCTAGTATCGATGCATCGTGCCGATTTGATGCCGTGCCGTGCGTGTGTTCTGATTTGAAAGTAATGATTATATAATCAGCCCCACAAGTGAACGTGTGTGGGTGCGTGAGTGGGCGGTGGGAGCTTGTCAGGGGTGTTGTTAATCCAATGTTTGTCCGTTTTCAAGTGCCTGGTTTTCAAGTGTTTTTATGAGAcattccgtttttctttccctgttGCCCCCTTGTCATGTACACAGCTTCATCCCTGTGCTGGGGTGAATGCTTCTTTAGTGAGGTGACTAGTGTCCTTCGAGAGGCTCCAATAGTCCTGATACTACTTACAGTGTTCCGCTTGATTGGCCTGGTTTTTTGCGCTCTACATCTCATTATCATGTTCGGCGAACTTCAATTTCTTCCCTTTGTGCTTTCGCTTGTTCCAGACGTAAAGTTCCCAACTCTCGACGCCCGCGGAACTAGTGGCACATGCATAATCTGTCCGCGACCGTACCCGATCACATCCGGTAAGAAAAACGGCCcacaaaaacgagaaaaatagGAGTTGCCATCATACTGTTACGAGCCCCGGGGAAATGCTACCGACAATGAggcaccaccactaccacccctactactactaccacgaCGCCACGGCGTTACCCTGGAAACGGTTAACAACGCGGTGGGTGCTTTGTTGGATGGTGTTGGCCGTGTTTGCCGAGCGTATCTCTTCGACCGGCGGCGATCCGGAGACCACGCTGCTGGTACGCGACGGTACCGGAATTCATTATGCCGCCCTGTCCGgaccgagcggaatggcagcgGAAATGTTGAAAGCACATCCGGCCGGTTCGTTCTCGGTCGATGACGGGTCCCAGCCCGTGTTTCCGGACCGGCCGGATGCCGTGTACTTCGCGGTGGCAGTTACCGGCGGTGCGAAGCTGTGGGGCCGCACGTTAGCTCGCACGCTGATCGATATGGGACCACCGTTCGGAAATCCGCAAGGGCCACCGCTGCGGCCGATCTACATCAACCTGCCGGACAGTGGGCGCTTCTCGTCGAAACTGATGACGACGGCGTGC
It contains:
- the LOC118512894 gene encoding protein lifeguard 1-like, with protein sequence MQGDQQQFFSNPSYPQPPGYGVGFAPQPGMQPGMQPGMQPGMQAGFHPSAFAPSAGSPDGYVPYDAESASVKGFDFNDQSIRRGFIKKVYSILTLQLSITFVFVAFVMNHKPTNLWVRQHPGMFWVAFLVMFGTLIAISCCGELRRKAPANFMFLGLFTFAESFLVSMVAASYSSEEVMLAFGITAAVCLGLTLFAFQTKWDFTMMGGILFTAMIILCLFGVIAIFIPGKTVQLVYSSLGALLFSVYLVYDTQIMMGGKHKFAISPEEYVFAALCLYLDVINIFLHILSIIGASRN